The Heliomicrobium undosum genome has a segment encoding these proteins:
- the cas6 gene encoding CRISPR-associated endoribonuclease Cas6, with product MLLNAILELEAPQQTTQTTIREEGGEKLHGMFFDLLKSTDPALATAIHDQEGKPFAISTLRSLAQRTPMFTPPDNPLSSPKEGTGQNEGRRWRFTIRSLDQRLSEVIDRAAAEWEGKAVRIGNAPLVIRNIRVMKKTYEELYTESECRNPIHFRFLTPTSFRQRGTQVVLPIPELVFGSLLRRWNQYSPLPFPETLADEFTAIRIRKHNIRTDLYQFDRYKIIGFVGDVVFEFATSNPVSPILFNALARFAEYSGVGYKSTMGMGETRIVVSNQERSRRTERPVSAFR from the coding sequence TTGCTTCTCAACGCGATTCTCGAACTGGAAGCGCCGCAACAGACAACACAAACAACAATCCGCGAAGAAGGCGGAGAAAAACTTCACGGCATGTTTTTTGATCTACTTAAAAGCACCGACCCCGCCTTGGCGACGGCGATCCACGATCAAGAGGGAAAACCGTTTGCTATTTCCACTCTACGAAGCTTAGCACAGCGGACGCCCATGTTCACGCCTCCCGATAATCCCTTGTCCTCCCCAAAAGAGGGGACTGGACAAAACGAAGGCCGCCGATGGCGGTTCACCATCCGCTCGCTGGATCAGCGATTGAGCGAGGTGATCGACCGGGCGGCGGCTGAATGGGAGGGGAAGGCGGTCCGGATTGGAAACGCACCCCTTGTCATCCGCAACATCCGGGTCATGAAAAAAACCTATGAGGAGTTGTACACGGAATCGGAGTGTCGGAACCCGATTCATTTTCGCTTTCTTACGCCGACCAGTTTTCGACAGCGGGGTACCCAGGTGGTATTGCCCATTCCTGAATTGGTTTTTGGCAGCCTCCTTCGCCGCTGGAACCAATACAGCCCATTGCCCTTTCCAGAAACCCTGGCGGATGAATTCACGGCGATCCGTATCCGCAAGCACAATATCCGCACCGATCTCTACCAGTTTGACCGTTACAAGATCATCGGTTTTGTTGGCGATGTGGTTTTTGAGTTCGCCACGTCGAATCCCGTCAGTCCCATCCTTTTCAATGCGCTGGCGCGCTTTGCCGAATACAGCGGCGTGGGCTATAAGAGCACCATGGGCATGGGGGAGACGCGGATTGTCGTGTCCAATCAGGAACGTTCAAGACGGACTGAACGGCCGGTGAGCGCCTTCCGGTAA